In the genome of Bacillus sp. S3, one region contains:
- a CDS encoding dockerin type I domain-containing protein → MAVSLRVHKKAKEGYYTGYMTFTNTANSAEQYRIPFTFRLLKEGFNHMTIDNPVLSPDHLNELDWDPSRNRIVVNQFNVSAPMDKMDVILQDENGNDLGLVGTLDLRNVVDNINYFVRIFNGTYYKFTGNAKKPIASDSSYAKEGHYKLKMITTGLSGKTFTDTKHIWIYLNQPSFISSLDGDSPFIEYKPGQQTYPFAIQITDPFVDELKKYGVNYDQSSNFMIYYWGYYGFPSAPISMDKNGKFVEEILMDESIPALPFGMDGYNAAGNKVIKNYYFVKEGTAVTYPTSETTEAKTDDLIKVNLVLDNLNDVSKAEWTFSDFLDLPTLEIVEASLTKPFAEKAALAVNGKKVSVQFNEPSGVLDKQAVVEITFKVLGEEFYSLGYTDPTIVVTDANDNKINVLHAPYRLKINPQFSRVEGYVSPEAFFIGDPNDYGYLGSKDWSKVGGTVKLIHPSGKVFDATSSIEDSGLYVMDKLQMAKDPYTIEMTVPGHFFTRSNIQLGYERNGILYGNYLFAEPDLLIAGDVNQDGAIDVLDALAIQKTWKTNDRAADINFDGKVDATDLSFVQKNYLKQNQDVENAPEPKKSHNGKTLEMILADLGIQP, encoded by the coding sequence GTGGCCGTAAGCCTCCGTGTCCATAAAAAGGCAAAAGAAGGTTATTATACAGGGTATATGACGTTCACCAATACGGCGAATTCTGCTGAGCAGTATAGAATACCATTTACCTTCCGTTTGCTGAAAGAAGGATTTAATCATATGACGATTGATAATCCAGTCCTTTCACCGGATCATTTAAATGAACTGGATTGGGATCCAAGCAGAAATCGGATAGTAGTAAACCAGTTCAATGTAAGTGCACCAATGGATAAAATGGATGTTATCTTGCAGGATGAAAATGGAAACGACCTTGGTCTAGTTGGCACTCTTGACCTCAGAAATGTTGTTGATAATATCAACTATTTTGTAAGAATCTTTAATGGAACCTACTATAAATTTACCGGGAATGCCAAAAAACCGATTGCTTCTGACAGTAGCTATGCAAAAGAAGGCCACTACAAATTAAAAATGATTACCACAGGCCTATCCGGAAAAACATTTACGGATACAAAGCATATATGGATTTATCTCAATCAGCCTAGTTTTATAAGTTCGTTGGATGGTGACTCACCATTTATTGAATATAAGCCAGGACAGCAAACGTACCCATTTGCCATTCAAATCACCGATCCCTTTGTGGATGAGTTGAAGAAATATGGCGTAAATTACGATCAATCATCGAACTTTATGATTTATTATTGGGGCTATTATGGATTCCCATCTGCTCCAATTTCTATGGATAAAAACGGGAAATTCGTTGAAGAAATTCTTATGGACGAATCTATTCCTGCCCTTCCTTTTGGTATGGATGGCTATAATGCCGCTGGAAATAAGGTAATAAAGAATTACTACTTCGTTAAAGAAGGAACAGCGGTTACGTATCCAACAAGTGAAACCACCGAGGCAAAAACCGATGATCTCATAAAAGTAAACTTAGTGTTGGATAACCTTAACGATGTATCCAAAGCCGAATGGACCTTTAGTGACTTTTTGGACCTTCCAACTTTGGAAATTGTCGAGGCCAGCCTCACTAAACCTTTTGCAGAGAAAGCAGCGCTTGCTGTTAATGGGAAGAAAGTATCTGTCCAATTTAATGAGCCTAGCGGGGTATTAGACAAGCAAGCAGTAGTCGAGATAACGTTCAAAGTTTTGGGAGAAGAATTCTACTCACTAGGGTACACCGACCCGACTATTGTCGTAACCGATGCAAATGATAATAAAATTAATGTACTCCATGCCCCTTACCGTCTTAAAATAAACCCGCAATTTTCAAGAGTAGAGGGTTACGTCAGTCCAGAGGCATTCTTTATCGGTGATCCAAATGACTACGGATACCTAGGCAGTAAAGACTGGTCCAAGGTGGGGGGAACAGTGAAACTGATTCATCCGAGCGGTAAGGTGTTCGATGCAACATCTTCCATAGAGGATAGTGGACTTTATGTAATGGATAAACTGCAGATGGCCAAGGATCCGTATACGATTGAAATGACTGTTCCAGGCCATTTCTTTACCAGAAGTAACATCCAGCTTGGCTATGAGCGCAACGGTATCTTATATGGGAATTATCTGTTTGCGGAACCGGATCTTCTCATTGCCGGTGATGTGAATCAAGACGGGGCCATTGATGTTCTCGACGCACTTGCGATTCAAAAAACGTGGAAAACCAATGATCGGGCCGCAGATATCAACTTTGACGGGAAAGTAGATGCCACAGATCTGTCATTTGTACAGAAGAATTACCTCAAACAAAACCAAGATGTAGAAAATGCTCCTGAGCCAAAGAAAAGTCATAACGGAAAAACATTAGAAATGATTTTGGCTGATTTAGGGATCCAGCCATAA
- a CDS encoding alpha/beta hydrolase, producing the protein MSEEKNEESSKSGKSLWKPLLAAPALFFLAPLGIGLYLTHPFPAKTTKNPGEYGLAFEEIEFFSRKDQVKLSGWWIPSVSKRSKKTVITAHGYMNERAMERIEGLRLVKVLSEQGYNVLMFDFRNAGKSKGKTTGIGYFERHDLYSAIEYAVQEKHQEKVALLGWSMGAATALIAGCEHPAVSAIIADSPFCDLEPFLKENLSYWTKLPKRPFTPIVYHSMRKLLKIDPTEVSPINHVKNTKGKSFFLIHSKTDKAIPYAESEKLFQSISSNNHKELWLTNDCEHIHSYRLNKNEYTRRVLRFLNKHLKLG; encoded by the coding sequence TTGAGTGAGGAAAAGAATGAGGAATCAAGTAAATCAGGTAAGTCACTGTGGAAACCGCTTTTGGCAGCACCCGCTTTATTTTTTCTTGCCCCATTAGGGATCGGTTTGTATTTAACTCATCCATTTCCGGCAAAGACGACAAAAAATCCAGGGGAATATGGTCTTGCATTCGAAGAGATTGAATTTTTCAGCCGAAAAGATCAAGTAAAACTGTCTGGCTGGTGGATTCCATCCGTTTCAAAGAGAAGCAAGAAAACGGTCATCACAGCACACGGTTACATGAATGAACGTGCCATGGAAAGGATTGAAGGACTGCGACTTGTTAAAGTTCTATCAGAACAGGGCTATAATGTACTGATGTTTGATTTTCGCAATGCAGGGAAATCGAAGGGAAAAACCACGGGGATTGGATATTTTGAAAGACACGATTTATATTCAGCGATTGAATATGCGGTTCAGGAAAAACATCAGGAAAAAGTTGCTCTGCTTGGCTGGAGTATGGGAGCTGCCACTGCGCTTATTGCTGGATGTGAACACCCTGCTGTTTCCGCCATCATTGCCGACAGTCCCTTTTGTGATTTAGAACCTTTTCTAAAAGAAAATCTTTCCTATTGGACCAAGCTGCCAAAACGGCCATTTACGCCGATTGTTTATCATTCCATGCGCAAGCTCCTCAAAATTGACCCCACAGAAGTGTCACCCATCAATCATGTGAAAAATACGAAAGGAAAATCCTTCTTTCTCATCCATAGTAAGACAGATAAAGCTATTCCTTATGCCGAGAGCGAAAAATTATTTCAATCGATCTCATCCAATAACCATAAAGAATTGTGGCTGACAAACGATTGCGAGCATATTCATTCATATCGCTTGAATAAAAATGAGTATACACGCCGTGTACTCAGGTTCCTAAATAAGCACTTAAAGCTTGGCTAA
- a CDS encoding spore germination protein GerPB: MDRHIKQTFDINFLKIGIIANAGVLQIGTGSGTIQRLPHAGYTTIGTSLVHLTAITPSVPLQSPVGRK, encoded by the coding sequence ATGGATAGACATATTAAACAAACATTTGATATAAATTTTTTAAAGATTGGCATAATTGCCAATGCGGGAGTTTTACAAATTGGGACTGGGTCTGGAACCATTCAACGTCTCCCTCATGCTGGATATACTACAATCGGAACTTCATTAGTTCATCTAACAGCTATAACTCCTTCTGTCCCACTACAATCACCAGTAGGTCGAAAATAA
- a CDS encoding amidohydrolase family protein has product MKRKFPVIIFIVFLLLGTLSAVSAGNRVEAARDKADIVIKNGYILTINEKKDVFPKGTVVIKDKKIIAVGDEKLSEQYSASKVINAAGNIVMPGMINTHNHVPMVAFRSIGEEGVGNRLFEVFFPLEEKLLSRDLIYKASIHGAIEMAMGGVTTYADMYYHEDEVAKATEKIGIRGVLGETVIGFPVVDAPEPYGGLKYAEDFIKQYKNNELITPSVVAHAPYTVSPEMLKASKALANKYHVPFALHAAEFADEAQRVASKYGQTYESVIKYLDSLGILDENTMLAHAIHIDDEDIAIIKKRGATIAHNPIANTKGATGVAPAIKIDKARIKMGLGTDGPMSSNTMDVFGTMGYAARIHKLVNKDQSLMPPSKVVELATIGGAKALGMDKKIGSLEVGKFADIIIVDVHEPNTFPTYDPYATLAYSAGPQNVKDVIVNGKMIVENKKLKTYSYKKDLKDMGEIYKQVEKVEKTLPYHKQQ; this is encoded by the coding sequence ATGAAGCGTAAATTTCCGGTTATCATTTTCATTGTATTTTTACTACTTGGAACCTTAAGTGCTGTAAGCGCAGGGAATCGGGTGGAAGCAGCAAGAGATAAAGCGGATATTGTGATTAAAAACGGATACATCCTCACGATAAATGAAAAAAAGGATGTTTTCCCAAAAGGGACAGTGGTGATCAAAGACAAAAAAATTATCGCCGTTGGTGACGAAAAACTTAGCGAGCAATATAGCGCATCAAAGGTTATCAATGCCGCTGGAAATATTGTCATGCCTGGAATGATTAATACTCATAATCATGTTCCTATGGTTGCGTTTAGGAGCATTGGTGAAGAGGGCGTAGGCAATCGGTTATTTGAAGTGTTTTTTCCGCTTGAAGAAAAACTTCTTTCAAGAGATCTTATTTATAAAGCATCGATTCACGGGGCCATTGAAATGGCAATGGGAGGTGTGACTACCTATGCGGATATGTACTACCACGAGGATGAAGTAGCAAAAGCAACTGAAAAGATTGGCATTCGAGGAGTTCTTGGAGAAACCGTTATTGGGTTTCCAGTAGTCGATGCACCCGAACCATACGGCGGGCTAAAATATGCGGAAGATTTTATCAAACAATATAAAAACAATGAATTAATCACTCCGTCGGTTGTTGCTCATGCACCATATACAGTTAGTCCTGAGATGTTAAAGGCATCCAAAGCATTGGCGAATAAATATCATGTACCCTTTGCCCTTCATGCAGCAGAATTTGCGGATGAAGCACAAAGAGTCGCTAGTAAATATGGACAAACGTATGAATCCGTCATTAAATACTTAGATTCTCTAGGGATCCTAGATGAAAATACGATGCTTGCACATGCTATTCATATCGATGATGAAGACATTGCAATCATTAAAAAAAGAGGAGCTACGATTGCTCATAATCCAATTGCGAATACAAAAGGGGCTACCGGTGTTGCGCCTGCGATTAAGATTGATAAAGCACGAATAAAGATGGGCTTAGGAACGGACGGACCAATGAGTTCAAACACCATGGATGTCTTTGGAACCATGGGATACGCCGCAAGAATTCACAAACTGGTTAACAAAGATCAAAGTCTAATGCCTCCTAGTAAGGTCGTCGAACTTGCAACGATTGGCGGTGCCAAAGCACTTGGCATGGATAAAAAAATCGGCTCTCTTGAAGTTGGTAAATTTGCCGATATCATTATTGTTGATGTACATGAACCAAATACGTTCCCAACTTATGATCCCTATGCCACGTTGGCATACTCAGCGGGACCGCAAAATGTAAAAGATGTAATCGTTAATGGGAAAATGATCGTTGAAAACAAGAAACTGAAAACATATAGTTATAAAAAAGACCTTAAGGATATGGGAGAAATTTATAAACAAGTTGAAAAAGTTGAAAAAACACTCCCCTATCATAAACAACAATAA